The proteins below are encoded in one region of Tachypleus tridentatus isolate NWPU-2018 chromosome 4, ASM421037v1, whole genome shotgun sequence:
- the LOC143248133 gene encoding uncharacterized protein LOC143248133: MTTKHYKTFEPPPDGIKTNIQWHVLRITWSSSGRGSPVTLQIYTAENRGVWKGEHRNCFCFVFFFFFVFLPDLHGINTASENSLGITCLLHSLRGLTNSTNIKVLAIVYMLAAVAYADVLVYYAHGPVLVAHGPYGA, from the exons ATGACGACAAAACATTATAAGACATTTGAACCTCCTCCTGATGGCATCAAGACAAACATCCAGTGGCATGTTTTACGTATTACTTG GTCCTCCAGTGGACGTGGATCACCAGTAACTTTACAGATTTACACTGCTGAAAATCGGG GCGTGTGGAAAGGAGAACATCGTAACTGTTTttgctttgtgtttttttttttttttgtttttttaccagatCTTCACGGTATAAATACAGCGTCTGAAAATTCCTTAGGTATCACTTGCTTACTCCATAGTCTCAGAGGTTTAACAAACTCTACAAACATAAAAGTG TTAGCTATTGTTTATATGCTGGCTGCCGTTGCCTACGCCGATGTACTTGTCTACTATGCCCATGGTCCAGTCCTCGTCGCCCACGGACCTTATGGAGCCTGA